The Sporocytophaga myxococcoides genome includes a window with the following:
- a CDS encoding homoserine kinase: MKDSIKVFAPATVANVACGFDVLGFAVENPGDEVVLTKKSTPGVKITTITGDEGRLTKDADKNTVGVAVSRFLKHLQIDAGIDITLHKKMPLGSGLGSSAASAVAGVFAVNQLLGMPLNQQELLPFAMEGERIACGSAHADNVAPSLLGGFVLIRSYDPLDVIKIPTPANLYSTIIHPQVEVQTKDAREILKKQIPLRDAVTQWGNVGGLIAGLMLSDYQLIGRSMKDVIVEPIRAILIPGFEDVKQAALSAGALGCGISGSGPSIFALSTSEEIAHKVGSEMQKVLNSIQIGSEVYISKINNSGPQILD; the protein is encoded by the coding sequence ATGAAAGATAGTATAAAAGTGTTTGCCCCTGCTACTGTGGCAAATGTGGCTTGTGGGTTTGATGTGCTTGGCTTTGCGGTAGAGAACCCTGGTGATGAGGTAGTGCTTACTAAAAAATCTACACCTGGAGTAAAGATTACAACAATTACAGGTGATGAAGGAAGATTGACGAAAGATGCGGATAAAAATACCGTTGGCGTTGCTGTTTCTCGTTTTCTTAAGCATCTTCAGATTGATGCAGGTATTGATATTACACTGCATAAGAAGATGCCCTTAGGCAGTGGACTTGGTTCAAGTGCTGCCAGTGCTGTAGCCGGAGTATTTGCTGTAAATCAATTATTAGGTATGCCACTTAATCAGCAGGAATTGCTTCCATTCGCCATGGAAGGCGAGCGAATTGCATGTGGTAGTGCTCATGCCGATAACGTAGCGCCATCATTACTGGGAGGATTCGTTTTGATCAGAAGTTATGATCCCCTGGATGTGATCAAAATTCCTACTCCTGCAAATTTATACTCTACTATTATTCACCCTCAGGTGGAAGTTCAGACGAAAGATGCCCGTGAAATATTGAAGAAGCAGATCCCTTTAAGAGATGCTGTCACTCAATGGGGCAACGTAGGAGGATTAATCGCAGGACTTATGCTTTCTGATTATCAGTTAATCGGAAGATCCATGAAAGACGTGATCGTGGAACCGATAAGAGCAATTCTTATTCCTGGATTTGAAGACGTGAAACAAGCAGCTTTAAGTGCAGGTGCACTTGGCTGTGGAATATCAGGTTCAGGTCCATCAATATTTGCCCTTAGTACGTCTGAAGAAATCGCTCATAAAGTTGGCAGTGAGATGCAAAAAGTGCTGAACTCAATCCAAATAGGAAGCGAAGTTTATATTTCTAAAATCAATAATTCAGGTCCACAAATTCTGGACTAA
- a CDS encoding glycosyltransferase family 9 protein, giving the protein MPKVLVLRFSSIGDIVLTTPVVRNLKQQLSGAEVHYCTKSQFGILFENNPYIDKVFYLDKSLNNLISELKKEDYDYVIDLHNNLRTSIIKWRLGKKSFTFDKLNLKKWLLVNLKLNTLPSLHIVDRYMATVKKLGITDDTKGLDYFIPSKDKVNPQNFGLEPDKYIAFAIGAQHATKRLPLQKLIEACSLQDMPIVLLGGKEDKVSGDSVVEACKGLPFPVINLSGQLSLNQSASFLEQSKFVISHDTGLMHIASAFKKEIYSIWGNTVPEFGMFPYLTKYHILEKNKLSCRPCSKIGYKQCPKGHFKCMNELDLKQEFDIIKKQENPVSRAFPN; this is encoded by the coding sequence ATGCCTAAAGTACTGGTTTTACGATTTTCATCCATAGGCGATATAGTGCTTACAACCCCTGTTGTAAGAAATTTAAAGCAACAGCTTTCCGGCGCAGAGGTGCATTACTGCACCAAAAGTCAATTCGGGATTCTTTTTGAGAATAACCCCTATATTGACAAGGTATTTTATCTTGATAAATCGCTAAACAACCTGATTAGCGAGCTTAAGAAAGAAGACTATGATTATGTCATCGATCTTCATAACAATCTTCGCACATCAATCATCAAATGGAGACTGGGGAAAAAGTCGTTTACTTTTGATAAGCTTAACCTTAAGAAATGGTTGCTGGTAAATCTTAAGTTGAATACGTTACCCTCTCTGCATATTGTTGACAGGTACATGGCTACTGTTAAAAAATTAGGTATTACCGATGATACTAAAGGGCTTGATTATTTTATTCCATCCAAAGACAAAGTCAACCCTCAGAACTTTGGATTGGAACCGGATAAATATATTGCATTTGCCATAGGTGCTCAACATGCAACGAAAAGACTTCCCCTTCAAAAACTTATTGAAGCATGCTCTTTGCAAGATATGCCAATTGTTCTTTTGGGAGGGAAGGAAGATAAAGTTTCAGGTGATTCGGTTGTGGAAGCCTGTAAAGGTTTGCCATTTCCGGTTATTAATCTGAGCGGACAACTTTCTCTGAATCAATCCGCTTCTTTTCTTGAACAGTCAAAATTTGTGATAAGTCACGATACCGGACTTATGCATATAGCATCTGCGTTCAAAAAGGAGATTTATTCTATATGGGGAAATACAGTTCCAGAATTCGGGATGTTTCCTTATCTAACAAAATATCATATTCTTGAAAAGAATAAATTAAGCTGCCGGCCTTGTTCAAAAATTGGCTATAAACAGTGCCCAAAGGGACATTTTAAATGCATGAATGAACTCGACCTCAAACAAGAATTTGATATAATAAAAAAACAGGAAAACCCGGTTTCCCGAGCCTTCCCGAATTAA
- a CDS encoding helix-turn-helix domain-containing protein, which produces MSGVVLNIKSIRKQKGISQEYLAYQLGIDYSTYGKIERGAISLTVDRLEKIASILEVTVEDIFKWKAESSEKEDIMKALSDQKILNDQLIQENERMKKEVDLLKQQLSDKEKIIFLLENKLNKGED; this is translated from the coding sequence GTGAGCGGCGTTGTATTAAATATAAAATCAATTCGAAAGCAAAAGGGAATAAGTCAGGAGTATCTTGCCTATCAATTAGGTATTGACTATTCAACTTATGGTAAAATTGAACGCGGAGCGATCTCTCTAACTGTAGATCGTCTGGAGAAAATAGCTTCTATTTTAGAAGTTACTGTTGAGGATATCTTTAAATGGAAAGCAGAATCTTCTGAAAAAGAAGATATTATGAAAGCTTTGTCAGACCAGAAAATTCTCAATGATCAATTAATTCAAGAGAATGAGCGTATGAAAAAAGAGGTTGATTTACTAAAACAGCAGCTTTCTGATAAAGAGAAAATTATCTTTTTGCTTGAAAATAAGCTAAATAAAGGAGAGGATTAA
- a CDS encoding cold-shock protein, with protein sequence MNTGTIKFFNESKGYGFIKDESSNQEIFVHVTGLEDKVKQNDKVAFKVVDGKKGLSAVNVKKI encoded by the coding sequence ATGAATACAGGTACAATCAAATTCTTCAATGAGAGCAAAGGTTATGGTTTCATTAAAGATGAAAGTTCAAACCAGGAAATTTTTGTTCATGTGACAGGTCTTGAAGACAAAGTAAAGCAAAATGATAAAGTTGCTTTCAAAGTGGTTGATGGCAAAAAAGGCCTTAGCGCGGTGAATGTAAAGAAAATATAA
- a CDS encoding glycoside hydrolase family 9 protein translates to MKKPLLVLLISISLLAVDFRAMAQGFATQDYKKALWMTTRMYGGQRSGENNWLISGHLPAGVPEALRGKSFINDKDTDGYDLSGGWHDCGDHVKYGQTEFYSAYMLLKAYAEFPAGYDDYYSYEYKGYKASGDWSWEGKKHDPNGIPDILDEVKHATDYFIKCTRSATTFYYQVGNSNYDHNKWVTSVKMQTLAVGDGGNPRPVYKNPNDASMPSFCGATLALMSRMYRPFDPAYADLCLQHALYAYSYAKAHPGTVGAFEGGFYGANKNWKDDYATMCAELFWATNTTSYKDEALKFTIHKDNAGAYDITGNNFGFDYENNGEIAIYNLALLEKSGAKSTFNTIINDLYLAKTQADGQFTQGNLSWGVLRYNANAALLVALWQKLNGTDATPHKFIYDNIDYLLGKNSSNYSFVVGFGANSPKHPHHRNVFLNDENPADGGPKMAMVIPTKNQQVGLLVGGSRSPSSYVDHIDQYKYSESGIDYNACLVGVLGFINSKLAPVNTAKFGKTTPDLGSNGSICGKTSHLLHSKVAIDNVKTFTWFKDGVMISPASTTKNTLTITEAGVYKCRLDSLTSWFTEASVEIFGVLPAVNLGPDQELCSQTSITLDLGVSGTGFTYSWTKDGKAISGATAQRFIAREAGTYVGTVSATGCPSKSDNIVITSKLLSVVNDTICEAGRANLKVNATTGVYEWYADATGGSSLATGLKYSPSITSSKTYYVQDGNSISATAGPTSASNALASPQNGGSIGIRFTASRAFTITQMKVLPFIYSCNNGDKVKVMFDLKQNGTVLGTYSSGEVACTGIQSNAPFNTYYTFNFDTPIEIPGAGSYELIPPSNLPSGYSQIVWFKSGANFSAMDVAGIIDITDDTRDDEAASFPGVFDIKIQAGNACARTPVYAVLDPQSDKCRVVSSIDGTASGKLVIFPNPSASEFIIEAPENSMIRVYDELGRLAFESNSGGKTAFGERLTPGFYHVILFKDGKLINSGNIIKQ, encoded by the coding sequence ATGAAAAAACCTTTATTAGTATTACTAATTTCAATATCACTTTTAGCAGTAGACTTCCGTGCAATGGCACAAGGATTTGCTACTCAGGATTATAAAAAAGCTCTGTGGATGACAACCAGAATGTATGGGGGGCAAAGATCCGGTGAAAACAATTGGTTAATTTCCGGGCATTTACCGGCAGGGGTTCCTGAGGCCTTGAGAGGTAAATCTTTTATCAACGATAAGGACACAGATGGCTACGATCTTTCGGGTGGCTGGCATGATTGCGGAGACCATGTAAAGTACGGCCAGACAGAGTTTTATTCGGCCTACATGCTTCTTAAGGCGTATGCAGAGTTTCCCGCAGGATATGATGATTATTATTCATATGAATATAAAGGGTACAAAGCATCCGGAGACTGGAGCTGGGAAGGCAAAAAGCATGATCCTAATGGAATCCCTGACATTCTTGATGAGGTAAAACATGCCACTGATTATTTTATAAAGTGTACAAGAAGCGCCACTACTTTTTATTATCAGGTAGGGAATAGTAATTATGACCATAACAAATGGGTAACATCTGTTAAGATGCAAACGCTGGCAGTTGGAGATGGTGGAAATCCAAGACCTGTATACAAAAACCCTAATGATGCATCTATGCCATCTTTCTGTGGCGCGACATTAGCTTTAATGTCGAGAATGTACAGACCTTTTGATCCTGCTTATGCAGACTTATGTTTACAACACGCCTTATACGCTTATAGTTACGCTAAAGCGCATCCCGGAACAGTGGGGGCATTTGAGGGGGGATTTTATGGTGCAAACAAGAACTGGAAAGATGATTACGCAACAATGTGTGCTGAATTGTTCTGGGCTACCAATACAACGAGTTATAAAGATGAAGCTCTAAAATTCACTATTCATAAAGATAATGCCGGAGCTTATGATATTACCGGAAATAATTTTGGTTTTGATTATGAAAACAATGGTGAAATCGCAATCTATAACCTGGCTTTGTTAGAGAAATCTGGTGCAAAATCTACCTTTAATACTATTATAAATGATCTTTATTTGGCTAAGACACAGGCGGATGGGCAATTTACTCAGGGGAATTTGTCCTGGGGTGTATTGCGTTATAATGCAAATGCGGCTTTACTAGTTGCCCTTTGGCAAAAGCTCAACGGCACTGATGCTACCCCTCATAAATTTATTTATGACAACATAGATTATCTTCTTGGTAAAAATTCTTCAAACTATTCATTTGTTGTTGGTTTCGGAGCTAATTCTCCAAAGCATCCTCATCATAGAAATGTTTTCCTGAATGATGAAAATCCTGCTGATGGAGGACCTAAAATGGCAATGGTAATTCCTACCAAAAATCAACAAGTGGGATTATTGGTTGGGGGCTCAAGATCTCCATCTTCTTATGTTGATCACATTGATCAATATAAATATTCCGAAAGTGGTATTGATTACAATGCCTGCCTTGTAGGCGTCCTTGGGTTTATCAACTCCAAACTTGCCCCTGTGAATACTGCAAAATTTGGTAAAACAACTCCTGATCTTGGATCCAACGGATCGATCTGTGGCAAAACAAGTCATTTGCTTCATTCAAAAGTGGCAATAGACAACGTTAAAACATTTACTTGGTTCAAAGATGGAGTTATGATCTCTCCGGCATCAACAACTAAAAACACTCTGACAATTACTGAGGCCGGGGTTTACAAGTGCAGACTTGATTCTCTTACTTCGTGGTTTACCGAAGCAAGTGTCGAAATTTTTGGAGTATTACCAGCAGTTAATCTTGGCCCTGATCAGGAACTATGCAGCCAGACTTCAATAACACTGGATCTAGGCGTTTCCGGCACAGGTTTCACATATAGCTGGACAAAAGATGGCAAGGCAATCAGTGGTGCTACAGCTCAAAGATTCATCGCAAGAGAGGCTGGAACGTATGTGGGAACAGTAAGTGCAACAGGATGTCCTTCAAAATCCGATAATATTGTAATCACATCAAAACTATTGAGCGTTGTAAATGATACGATTTGTGAGGCTGGAAGGGCTAATCTGAAAGTAAATGCAACAACTGGTGTTTATGAGTGGTATGCAGATGCAACAGGAGGAAGCTCACTTGCGACAGGTTTAAAATATAGTCCTAGTATCACTTCTTCAAAAACCTATTATGTTCAGGATGGAAATTCAATTTCTGCAACTGCAGGACCTACTTCAGCGTCAAATGCCCTTGCCTCTCCTCAGAATGGAGGATCTATTGGAATAAGATTTACCGCATCAAGAGCATTTACCATAACTCAAATGAAAGTATTGCCTTTTATCTATTCCTGCAATAATGGAGATAAAGTAAAGGTAATGTTTGATCTGAAACAAAATGGTACTGTTCTAGGCACTTATTCATCAGGTGAAGTTGCTTGTACTGGCATTCAGAGTAATGCGCCATTCAACACTTATTATACTTTTAATTTTGATACACCTATTGAAATTCCGGGAGCCGGTTCCTATGAACTAATTCCTCCTTCCAATCTCCCAAGTGGTTATTCTCAAATTGTATGGTTTAAAAGCGGAGCAAATTTCTCAGCAATGGATGTTGCAGGTATAATAGATATAACAGATGATACAAGAGATGATGAAGCAGCCTCTTTCCCTGGTGTTTTTGATATTAAAATTCAAGCTGGCAATGCTTGTGCAAGAACACCGGTTTATGCTGTGCTAGACCCTCAAAGTGATAAGTGTCGTGTGGTTTCATCAATTGATGGCACTGCCTCTGGTAAACTAGTAATATTCCCAAATCCTTCTGCTTCTGAGTTTATAATTGAAGCTCCTGAGAATTCAATGATTAGAGTTTATGATGAATTGGGAAGATTGGCATTCGAATCAAACTCAGGTGGAAAAACTGCATTTGGAGAACGCCTGACACCAGGTTTCTATCACGTGATACTTTTCAAAGATGGAAAGCTTATTAATTCGGGAAATATCATAAAGCAATAA
- the thrC gene encoding threonine synthase codes for MRLYSTNRSAAEVSFKEAVFKGLPDDNGLFMPVSIPQLPSAFFETIDKLSFQEIAFQVTKTLIGDEIPDADLKKIIDDVLSFDAPLVKVEDNISVLELFHGPSLAFKDFGARFMAKIMSYFLQKEKKEIHILVATSGDTGSAVAQGFLGMPGIKVTILYPSGKVSDIQEKQLTTLGQNITALEVNGTFDDCQRLVKEAFLDKELNNKINLSSANSINISRLIPQSFYYFYAYSKLKSLGLPVVFSTPSGNFGNLCGGLIAKRMGLPIHKFVASTNANDVVPEFLETGIFNPRPSVATISNAMDVGNPSNYARLVELYGKDLEAIKKDIFGTRYNDEETAQAIEKVYKAGGYIMDPHGAVAYLGLKEYAKTTGEKFSGVFLATAHPSKFIEVVEEIINKKIELPERLQTVVNKKKEAFPLTSDFSDLKSYLLKSM; via the coding sequence ATGAGATTATACAGTACCAATCGTTCTGCAGCGGAAGTATCTTTTAAAGAAGCTGTATTTAAAGGTTTGCCGGATGATAACGGTCTATTTATGCCCGTATCTATTCCTCAGTTACCATCTGCCTTTTTTGAAACTATTGATAAGCTTTCTTTTCAGGAAATTGCTTTTCAGGTTACCAAAACATTAATAGGAGATGAAATTCCTGATGCAGATCTGAAAAAGATCATTGACGATGTACTTTCTTTTGATGCTCCACTGGTAAAAGTCGAGGATAATATTTCAGTTCTTGAATTATTCCATGGACCTTCTCTTGCATTCAAGGATTTTGGAGCAAGATTCATGGCTAAGATCATGTCGTATTTCCTTCAAAAGGAAAAAAAGGAAATTCATATACTTGTAGCGACTTCCGGAGATACAGGCAGTGCCGTAGCACAAGGATTTCTTGGTATGCCGGGAATCAAAGTCACTATTCTATATCCTAGCGGAAAAGTAAGCGATATTCAGGAAAAGCAATTAACCACTTTAGGTCAGAATATAACAGCGCTTGAGGTTAATGGTACATTTGATGATTGTCAAAGACTGGTTAAAGAAGCTTTTCTGGATAAAGAACTCAATAACAAAATAAATCTCTCTTCTGCTAATAGTATAAATATCAGCAGACTGATTCCTCAGTCATTCTATTATTTTTATGCATATTCAAAACTGAAGTCATTAGGGCTGCCAGTCGTCTTCTCAACACCAAGTGGAAACTTTGGAAATCTTTGCGGAGGGCTTATCGCAAAAAGAATGGGCTTACCTATTCATAAATTTGTCGCTTCTACAAATGCCAATGATGTAGTCCCTGAATTTCTTGAAACAGGTATTTTTAATCCTCGTCCTTCAGTAGCTACAATCTCAAATGCAATGGACGTTGGAAATCCCAGCAACTATGCGAGACTTGTAGAGCTTTACGGAAAGGATCTTGAGGCAATTAAGAAAGATATTTTCGGAACAAGATATAATGATGAGGAAACTGCTCAAGCAATAGAGAAAGTTTATAAGGCTGGAGGCTATATTATGGATCCTCACGGTGCTGTTGCTTATCTGGGTTTAAAAGAGTATGCGAAAACAACAGGCGAAAAATTTTCAGGCGTATTTCTGGCTACGGCGCACCCAAGCAAATTTATAGAAGTTGTTGAAGAGATTATCAATAAGAAAATAGAACTTCCTGAGCGTCTTCAGACTGTTGTCAACAAGAAAAAAGAAGCTTTTCCATTAACTTCTGACTTCTCTGATCTAAAATCTTATTTACTTAAATCAATGTAA